The Pseudanabaena yagii GIHE-NHR1 genome segment GGAGGGTTGCGCCTTGAGTGCCAGTACCCGATAGACGGAAAACGATCCGCGAGTCATCGGTAAAGCCAATTCTAATGCCTTGGTTATTGCTGACACTGCCATCGACAGGATCGGTATAGCTAAAATCATCGGCAAAGGCAACTTCGTAATTGCCAAATTTCTGACCCTTTAATTCTGCAAATTTACTGCGGAGATTATTAACAAGGGTATTGGCGCGATCGCTATCTACGCCTTCATAGTCATGGCGAGAATAGAAATTACGTCCGTAAAGTTGCCAATGTTCCTTGACGATCGCCTCGACCGATTGCTGACGCGCCGCCAGAACATTTAGCCAGAACAGCACTGCCCAGAGTCCATCCTTTTCGCGAACGTGATTAGAGCCAGTCCCAAAGCTTTCTTCACCGCAAAGGGTTGCCTTACCTGCATCGAGCAAATTACCGAAGAATTTCCAACCTGTCGGAGTTTCATAGCTCTCGATGCCAAGTCTAGCGGCAACGCGATCAGGGGCTTGGCTAGTGGGCATAGAACGGGCAATACCTGCGAGTCCACCCTTGTAAGCGGGGACATGGTGAGCATTGGCGGCGAGAATTGCTAAACTGTCGCTAGGGGTGACAAAGAATTTACGACCGAGGATCATATTGCGATCGCCATCGCCATCGGAAGCTGCGCCAAAGTCGGGAGCATTTTCGCCATAAAGCACTTCAACGAGATCATGGGCATAGACTAAGTTGGGGTCGGGATGTCCATCACCAAAGTCTTCGAGCGGTACGCAATTTTGCAAAGCACTGGCAGGTGCGCCTAAACGGTTAACGAGAATTTCTTGAGCATAGGGACCGGTTACCGCGTGCATTCCATCAAAGCGGAGGCTGAAATCTGGGGAGGCAAGTAATAATTTAATGCGATCGAAATCAAAGAGCGATTCCATCAATTCCGCATAATCAGCAACGGAGTCGATCACTTCCACCACCGTATCACCGAGTTTGGACTCACCTATGCGATCGAGATCGAGGTTGCTAGCTTCAAGGATTTTATATTCACTAATGCTCTTGGTGATGTCATAGATGGCATCAGTGATTTTTTCGGGTGCTGGTCCCCCATTGCCTGTGTTGTACTTGATACCGAAGTCGCCATCTTTGCCTGCGGGGTTATGGCTTGCGGAGAGGATAATCCCACCGAAGGCATTGTACTTACGAATGACACAGGAGGCAGCAGGTGTAGATAAAATGCCACCACGCCCAACCATGATTTTACCAAAACCATTGGCGGCTGCCATTTTGAGGATTACTTGGATGGCATGACGGTTGTAGTAGCGTCCATCACCGCCAACGACGAGAGTTTGTCCCGCAAATCCTTCGAGGCTATCAAATATGGATTGAACGAAATTTTCGAGATAGTTAGGCGTTTGGAAAACGGTAACTTTTTTTCTAAGTCCAGAAGTACCGGGCTTCTGGTCAGCAAATGGGGAAGTGGAAACGACTTTTATGCTCATTAAACTTGCAAGTTAACTATGCTCTAAACAAACGCAAAAATGCCCATACTTTTAGGCTTGCTTTAATTTTAAGAGGCATTGGTTAGCTAGGCACAAACAAATTAAAAGACAAGCAACGCTTAGAAAGCCTTGTTAGGTAAACAAGGGGCTTAAGTCCCTTGTTTACCTAAAGGAAGGATTCCCCGATCGCTATTCTTGCACCATTCACAAAATCCCAACCCGATTGCAGTTTCTTTCCCGCAGGTTGCACTTCTTTAATGAGTAATAGACCTTTACCAGTTTGCAAAACAAAACCTTTGCCTTTACGAATTTCGGCAACTTTCCCAATATTCTCGAAATTGTCCTCACCTTCCACAACTTCCGATTTCGCAATCTTTAATCTCTGTCCACGAAAATCTGTATAGCAATTGGGATAGAAAGCACGAATGCGATTATGTAAAGCGATCGCCTCTTTGCTCCAATCTAGTTCCCAATCCTCACGCCCAATCATTGGTGAATAGCAGGACAAAGCATCATCTTGAGGTTCAGGCTTGATCGTATCTAAACTTCGTAAAGTCTCAATTAATAAATCTGCACCTAAATTCGCTAATTTCGTACTTAAAGTATCCGTATTATCTTCAGGCAAAATTTCTAACTCCGCCTTGAGTAGCATCGCGCCTGTATCAATACCTGCATCCATTTGCATGGTTGTAATCCCAGTAATGCTTTCTCCATTAGCGATCGCCCATTGGATCGGCGCAGCACCACGATATTTTGGCAGTAATGAGCCATGCACATTGATACAGCCATACTTAGGCATATTCAAAATCTTTTGCGAGAGAATCTGCCCGTAAGCAACCACCACAAATACATCGGCATTAATAGCGGCTAGTTCCTCAAGTACCTGTTTATCCTTTTTCAGGCGATCGGGTTGCCAGATTTGGAGGTTGGGATTTTTAGCGATCGCCGCAGCTTTGACAGGTGGCGGCGTAACTTGACTCCCACGACCACGCCTAGTATCTGGTTGGGAGACTACGCCCACAACCTCAAAATCTGGTTCTGACAACAGTTTCTCTAATGTGGGAACGGCAAAATCAGGAGTTCCAAAAAATACAACACGCATAGTTAATGAGCCATAGTAAATGAGCGATCGTGTAACCTATTTCTAGACGACTTTCTAGACGACATTTTCCAATTCTTCCATTAAATCTGCGATCGCACTAAGAGCATTTTTTAAATGAGTGGCGATCGCGGTGGCAATCTCTTCGGGTTCGGTCATTTCATCTTCAGGATCGTCGCTAGTATCGCGGAGCCATGCAATATCGAGGTTGTCATTGCGATCGCTAATTTGCTCGCGGGTAAAGCAACGGAAGCGCCCTTCTTCGCCTTGGTCGATGCGCGGGGATTTACCATAGGGGTCGTCACCAAAGGCGGCTTCAAATTCGGCAAAATCGGCAAGTGTCAGTTGGCGAGTTTTGCCGAAGGTGTTGGTATTGGCTCGCATATCGTATACCCAAACAGCTTTGGTGTTGCCGCGATCGCTTTTGCCTCTTGTAAAAAACAGCACATTGGTTTTCACGCCTTGGGCATAAAAGATGCCTGTGGGCAATCGCAAAATTGTATGCAGATCGCAGAGATTCATTAATTCCTGTCTTAACTTTCTGCCTGTGTTGTCTTCAAAGAGAACGTTATCGGGTAAGACTACGGCTGCTCTGCCATTGGTTTTGAGGGCGCGATAGATATGCTCGACGAAGGCAAGTTGTTTATTGGAAGTTTCGGCGGTGATGGAGAAGTCAGAACGAGTGGGACGACCGCCGCCTTTTTTTGTGCCGAAGGGTGGATTGGTGAGGATCACATCGGCTTTGCCCAAGGTTTCGCCATCGGGGGATAGACTATCACCGCAATCAACAGCGCTTTCGATGCCATGCAATAGCAAATTCATCAAACAGAGGCGGTGCGTATCTGGTACTAGTTCTAAACCGCGAAAAGCTTTCTGGATTTGAAAATCTTGGGCTTTAGCATCTAGGGCATAGAGTTCATTGGTTTGTTCTTTGATGTAGCGATCGGCGGCGACTAAGAAGCCTGCTGTACCTGCGGCAGGATCTTGGATGATTTCCCCTGCTTGGGGTTTAATCAGACGCACGATCGCATCAATTAGAGGACGGGGCGTAAAGTATTGACCTGCCCCTGATTTCTTTTCGGCAGCATTTTTTTCTAATAAGCCTTCATAGAGATTGCCTAAACCTTCCTCACGGGCTGAGAACCAATCTAGGGAATCGATCGCATCGGTTAGGGATTTGAGATTGGTGGGTTTGCGTAGTTTAGTTTGAGCATCGGTAAAAATCGCCAATACCGCAGGGTCATTTACTTTCTGGGCTGAACCTAAATCGAGCAATAGCTGTTTGTAAAATTCTAATTGTTCTAAACCTTCACGACCATCGAGATCTTGCCAGCGATAGTTTTCAGGAAGGCGGCTTTCTTTGCCTGTTTCTGCCAACATTTTTAGGAATAGCAGATAGGTTAATTCGGTGACATATTCGTTATAGGTAATGCCATCGTCACGCAGAATATTGCAGAGATTCCAGAGTTTAGCGACTATATCGCGGGTGGCGTTCCCACTAGAATTACCGCTATTGTTGCTATTGTTCGCATTCAAGCTTGCTTTTGCCACAGTTCCTCGTTGATATCGCCTAAAATCGTTTCTAATTGTCCATCAAAAGCGCGATTAATGTTTTTAAATCCGCCATCCCGTTGAAAGTTGCCCTGATCCAGTGCTTCGCGATCGACGACGACTTCTTTAATGATCTGATCTCGAATGCGCTCTAACCATTTACGTTGGATATCTGTCCATTGTCGCCTATTTAGAATCCGCCTGATTGCGTCTCTGACACGATCTTCGTAGGGCATTAAAGGATCGCCGATCGCCGCCTGACGGATAAAACCAATAATCGAAGCGGCGATA includes the following:
- a CDS encoding alpha-D-glucose phosphate-specific phosphoglucomutase — encoded protein: MSIKVVSTSPFADQKPGTSGLRKKVTVFQTPNYLENFVQSIFDSLEGFAGQTLVVGGDGRYYNRHAIQVILKMAAANGFGKIMVGRGGILSTPAASCVIRKYNAFGGIILSASHNPAGKDGDFGIKYNTGNGGPAPEKITDAIYDITKSISEYKILEASNLDLDRIGESKLGDTVVEVIDSVADYAELMESLFDFDRIKLLLASPDFSLRFDGMHAVTGPYAQEILVNRLGAPASALQNCVPLEDFGDGHPDPNLVYAHDLVEVLYGENAPDFGAASDGDGDRNMILGRKFFVTPSDSLAILAANAHHVPAYKGGLAGIARSMPTSQAPDRVAARLGIESYETPTGWKFFGNLLDAGKATLCGEESFGTGSNHVREKDGLWAVLFWLNVLAARQQSVEAIVKEHWQLYGRNFYSRHDYEGVDSDRANTLVNNLRSKFAELKGQKFGNYEVAFADDFSYTDPVDGSVSNNQGIRIGFTDDSRIVFRLSGTGTQGATLRLYVESYEPNIAKHSLDTQEALKELIEIADQVAQIKVLTGRDQPTVIT
- the fmt gene encoding methionyl-tRNA formyltransferase; amino-acid sequence: MRVVFFGTPDFAVPTLEKLLSEPDFEVVGVVSQPDTRRGRGSQVTPPPVKAAAIAKNPNLQIWQPDRLKKDKQVLEELAAINADVFVVVAYGQILSQKILNMPKYGCINVHGSLLPKYRGAAPIQWAIANGESITGITTMQMDAGIDTGAMLLKAELEILPEDNTDTLSTKLANLGADLLIETLRSLDTIKPEPQDDALSCYSPMIGREDWELDWSKEAIALHNRIRAFYPNCYTDFRGQRLKIAKSEVVEGEDNFENIGKVAEIRKGKGFVLQTGKGLLLIKEVQPAGKKLQSGWDFVNGARIAIGESFL
- a CDS encoding class I SAM-dependent DNA methyltransferase: MAKASLNANNSNNSGNSSGNATRDIVAKLWNLCNILRDDGITYNEYVTELTYLLFLKMLAETGKESRLPENYRWQDLDGREGLEQLEFYKQLLLDLGSAQKVNDPAVLAIFTDAQTKLRKPTNLKSLTDAIDSLDWFSAREEGLGNLYEGLLEKNAAEKKSGAGQYFTPRPLIDAIVRLIKPQAGEIIQDPAAGTAGFLVAADRYIKEQTNELYALDAKAQDFQIQKAFRGLELVPDTHRLCLMNLLLHGIESAVDCGDSLSPDGETLGKADVILTNPPFGTKKGGGRPTRSDFSITAETSNKQLAFVEHIYRALKTNGRAAVVLPDNVLFEDNTGRKLRQELMNLCDLHTILRLPTGIFYAQGVKTNVLFFTRGKSDRGNTKAVWVYDMRANTNTFGKTRQLTLADFAEFEAAFGDDPYGKSPRIDQGEEGRFRCFTREQISDRNDNLDIAWLRDTSDDPEDEMTEPEEIATAIATHLKNALSAIADLMEELENVV